In Erythrolamprus reginae isolate rEryReg1 unplaced genomic scaffold, rEryReg1.hap1 H_48, whole genome shotgun sequence, a single window of DNA contains:
- the LOC139155700 gene encoding interferon regulatory factor 4-like: MAGSPPEPPQQQPMRLKEWLLAQVESGRYPGLRWEDGRKRRFRIPWKHAAKQDYREREDAALFKAWAVYKGKFREGLDHADPSVWKTRLRCALNKSPDFKEVPEKSCLEASEPYKVYQVVGPEAAQDTEKESGTDSPLLSKGSPTTSSEAPAAHGLSDKAEPLSEPDGKREDDPRGAQPPQKMGSADLHGCRAKGFPHARWAPSQIYQLSNRAFVSSSSQSALGKSINSDCFLHIRLYYCDALVKETTTSAAEGCRITYQPVAAEDNDLYGPSGIEEIQFPPPDVLGCRNWGPKATWILKRLLPHLHRGVLLWVAPEGVFMKRQCQSRVYWKGPLAPHNDQPNKLEREKTYRLLDTQQFLQELRGFLRHGKPPPQYQIHLCFGEEFPPVPNQNLHRFITAQVEAVFARDLCLHAQQYLQGPPKAPKKILQILQQLCSS, from the exons ATGGCCGGGTCCCCGCCGGAGCCGCCGCAGCAGCAGCCCATGCGGCTGAAGGAGTGGCTGCTGGCGCAGGTGGAGAGCGGTCGCTATCCGGGGCTGCGCTGGGAAGACGGGCGGAAGAGGCGCTTTCGCATCCCCTGGAAACACGCCGCCAAGCAGGACTACCGCGAGCGGGAGGACGCGGCGCTCTTCAAG GCCTGGGCAGTCTACAAGGGCAAGTTCCGTGAAGGGCTGGATCACGCCGACCCCTCCGTCTGGAAGACACGTCTCCGTTGCGCCCTCAACAAAAGCCCCGATTTCAAAGAGGTGCCCGAGAAAAGTTGCCTGGAGGCCTCGGAGCCTTACAAAGTATACCAGGTGGTCGGTCCCGAGGCGGCCCAGGACACAG AGAAGGAGAGTGGAACCGACTCACCTCTGCTGTCGAAAGGGTCCCCGACAACATCATCTGAAGCCCCCGCAGCCCACGGCTTGTCAGACAAG gcCGAACCATTGTCGGAGCCTGATGGGAAAAGGGAAGATGACCCAAGGGGTGCTCAACCCCCCCAGAAGATGGGCAGTGCAGACCTCCATG GGTGTCGGGCGAAAGGCTTTCCCCACGCAAGGTGGGCTCCATCGCAGATCTACCAGCTTTCAAACCGGGCTTTCGTTAGTTCCAGTTCACAGTCTGCCCTGGGCAAAAGCATCAATTCAG ATTGTTTCCTTCACATCCGCCTCTACTATTGCGATGCGCTGGTGAAAGAGACGACCACTAGCGCCGCAGAAGGCTGCCGCATCACCTACCAGCCGGTAGCGGCAGAGGACAACGACCTCTACGGTCCCAGCGGAATAGAAGAAATCCAGTTCCCTCCTCCAGATGTCCTGGGCTGCAGAAACTGGGGGCCCAAGGCCACATGGATCTTGAAGAGGTTGCTCCCCCACTTGCATCGCGGGGTCCTCCTTTGGGTGGCCCCTGAAGGCGTCTTCATGAAGCGCCAATGCCAAAGTCGGGTTTACTGGAAGGGGCCGTTGGCGCCCCACAACGATCAGCCAAACAAGCTGGAGAGGGAGAAAACGTACCGGCTGTTGGACACTCAACAATTCCTCCAAG AGTTACGAGGCTTTCTTAGGCACGGGAAGCCGCCACCGCAGTACCAGATCCACCTCTGCTTTGGGGAAGAATTTCCGCCTGTTCCCAACCAGAACCTGCACAGGTTCATCACGGCCCAG GTGGAAGCGGTGTTTGCCCGCGATCTCTGCCTTCACGCCCAGCAGTACCTCCAGGGCCCTCCAAAGGCTCCCAAGAAGATCCTCCAAATCCTGCAGCAGCTTTGCTCCTCCTGA